The Strix aluco isolate bStrAlu1 chromosome 1, bStrAlu1.hap1, whole genome shotgun sequence genome has a window encoding:
- the YAE1 gene encoding protein YAE1 homolog isoform X1, with translation MKAPCPGEHVPPRGSPEGAVDGLGQPHTPRSGKPGEGFTVTAPSPSSDWHPSAGRRVRPPRPASLSRLRGCAHTQDGRPPPVSQADFEATGLLVKMAAVYLRPRRSLPSANMADAPLLLPTAVKPVCPQSRWRRPGSGGAWWRGGCELIIITTVMSWVQVAVSRSSEDIFDEDVDEMYLLQKEWNSTMKKRLKEGYRDGIEAGKELALQEGFNQGYRHGAELMVTCGQFRGTLNALLSWCHSNGRDSALSKINNLLDVVGKHEENVLKYLNSTDQQPHLGYILDSVQDMDLNDAAPAGTVYSEVKAGKHEDVDSSGGNVCGNNGETGSLQSQCSKAKLCTDPERSTLAWVKKQTFWLVEQLGLSLDILHHIQQLEH, from the exons ATGAAAGCTCCGTGCCCCGGAGAACACGTTCCCCCCCGGGGTTCGCCTGAGGGCGCTGTGGACGGCCTCGGGCAGCCACACACCCCTCGCTCCGGAAAGCCGGGAGAGGGGTTCACAGTAACggctccttccccctccagcGACTGGCACCCCTCGGCGGGCAGGAGGGTTCGGCCACCCCGTCCCGCCTCCTTGAGCAGGTTGCGAGGCTGCGCCCACACTCAAGATGGCCGCCCGCCTCCAGTCTCTCAGGCGGACTTTGAAGCCACAGGGCTGCTGGTTAAGATGGCGGCTGTTTACCTGCGGCCTCGGCGGAGTTTGCCCTCGGCCAACATGGCTGACGCTCCCCTATTGCTTCCGACAGCAGTGAAGCCAGTTTGCCCTCAGTCAAGATGGCGGCGCCCAGGCAGCGGCGGAGCGTGGTGGCGCGGCGGTTGTG AGCTCATAATCATCACTACTGTTATGTCCTGGGTACAAGTTGCAGTCAGCCGATCCAGTGAGGATATATTTGATGAAGATGTAGATGAGATGTATCTACTACAGAAAGAATGGAACAGCACCATGAAAAAAAGATTGAAG GAAGGCTATAGGGATGGAATTGAGGCTGGGAAAGAACTGGCACTCCAGGAGGGCTTTAATCAAGGTTACAGACACGGTGCTGAGCTGATGGTTACATGTGGCCAGTTCAGAGGAACCCTGAA TGCTCTCTTATCCTGGTGTCATTCTAATGGACGTGATTCTGCTTTAAGTAAGATAAATAATCTTCTTGATGTGGTtggaaagcatgaagaaaatgtGCTTAAGTATCTGAACTCTACTGACCAACAGCCACATCTCGGATACATTTTAGATTCTGTTCAGGACATGGACCTTAATGACgcagctccagctgggacagTGTACAGTGAAGTTAAAGCTGGGAAACACGAAGATGTTGACAGCTCTGGTGGAAACGTTTGTGGAAATAATGGTGAGACTGGTTCCTTGCAGTCTCAGTGCAGCAAGGCAAAACTCTGCACAGATCCTGAAAGGTCAACCCTTGCTTGGGTTAAAAAGCAGACCTTTTGGCTAGTAGAGCAACTGGGCTTATCACTGGATATACTCCATCACATCCAGCAATTGGAACATTAG
- the YAE1 gene encoding protein YAE1 homolog isoform X4 → MKAPCPGEHVPPRGSPEGAVDGLGQPHTPRSGKPGEGFTVTAPSPSSDWHPSAGRRVRPPRPASLSRLRGCAHTQDGRPPPVSQADFEATGLLVKMAAVYLRPRRSLPSANMADAPLLLPTAVKPVCPQSRWRRPGSGGAWWRGGCELIIITTVMSWVQVAVSRSSEDIFDEDVDEMYLLQKEWNSTMKKRLKEGYRDGIEAGKELALQEGFNQGYRHGAELMVTCGQFRGTLNALLSWCHSNGRDSALSKINNLLDVVGKHEENVLKYLNSTDQQPHLGYILDSVQDMDLNDAAPAGTVYSEVKAGKHEDVDSSGGNVCGNNG, encoded by the exons ATGAAAGCTCCGTGCCCCGGAGAACACGTTCCCCCCCGGGGTTCGCCTGAGGGCGCTGTGGACGGCCTCGGGCAGCCACACACCCCTCGCTCCGGAAAGCCGGGAGAGGGGTTCACAGTAACggctccttccccctccagcGACTGGCACCCCTCGGCGGGCAGGAGGGTTCGGCCACCCCGTCCCGCCTCCTTGAGCAGGTTGCGAGGCTGCGCCCACACTCAAGATGGCCGCCCGCCTCCAGTCTCTCAGGCGGACTTTGAAGCCACAGGGCTGCTGGTTAAGATGGCGGCTGTTTACCTGCGGCCTCGGCGGAGTTTGCCCTCGGCCAACATGGCTGACGCTCCCCTATTGCTTCCGACAGCAGTGAAGCCAGTTTGCCCTCAGTCAAGATGGCGGCGCCCAGGCAGCGGCGGAGCGTGGTGGCGCGGCGGTTGTG AGCTCATAATCATCACTACTGTTATGTCCTGGGTACAAGTTGCAGTCAGCCGATCCAGTGAGGATATATTTGATGAAGATGTAGATGAGATGTATCTACTACAGAAAGAATGGAACAGCACCATGAAAAAAAGATTGAAG GAAGGCTATAGGGATGGAATTGAGGCTGGGAAAGAACTGGCACTCCAGGAGGGCTTTAATCAAGGTTACAGACACGGTGCTGAGCTGATGGTTACATGTGGCCAGTTCAGAGGAACCCTGAA TGCTCTCTTATCCTGGTGTCATTCTAATGGACGTGATTCTGCTTTAAGTAAGATAAATAATCTTCTTGATGTGGTtggaaagcatgaagaaaatgtGCTTAAGTATCTGAACTCTACTGACCAACAGCCACATCTCGGATACATTTTAGATTCTGTTCAGGACATGGACCTTAATGACgcagctccagctgggacagTGTACAGTGAAGTTAAAGCTGGGAAACACGAAGATGTTGACAGCTCTGGTGGAAACGTTTGTGGAAATAATG
- the YAE1 gene encoding protein YAE1 homolog isoform X6: protein MSWVQVAVSRSSEDIFDEDVDEMYLLQKEWNSTMKKRLKEGYRDGIEAGKELALQEGFNQGYRHGAELMVTCGQFRGTLNALLSWCHSNGRDSALSKINNLLDVVGKHEENVLKYLNSTDQQPHLGYILDSVQDMDLNDAAPAGTVYSEVKAGKHEDVDSSGGNVCGNNGETGSLQSQCSKAKLCTDPERSTLAWVKKQTFWLVEQLGLSLDILHHIQQLEH, encoded by the exons ATGTCCTGGGTACAAGTTGCAGTCAGCCGATCCAGTGAGGATATATTTGATGAAGATGTAGATGAGATGTATCTACTACAGAAAGAATGGAACAGCACCATGAAAAAAAGATTGAAG GAAGGCTATAGGGATGGAATTGAGGCTGGGAAAGAACTGGCACTCCAGGAGGGCTTTAATCAAGGTTACAGACACGGTGCTGAGCTGATGGTTACATGTGGCCAGTTCAGAGGAACCCTGAA TGCTCTCTTATCCTGGTGTCATTCTAATGGACGTGATTCTGCTTTAAGTAAGATAAATAATCTTCTTGATGTGGTtggaaagcatgaagaaaatgtGCTTAAGTATCTGAACTCTACTGACCAACAGCCACATCTCGGATACATTTTAGATTCTGTTCAGGACATGGACCTTAATGACgcagctccagctgggacagTGTACAGTGAAGTTAAAGCTGGGAAACACGAAGATGTTGACAGCTCTGGTGGAAACGTTTGTGGAAATAATGGTGAGACTGGTTCCTTGCAGTCTCAGTGCAGCAAGGCAAAACTCTGCACAGATCCTGAAAGGTCAACCCTTGCTTGGGTTAAAAAGCAGACCTTTTGGCTAGTAGAGCAACTGGGCTTATCACTGGATATACTCCATCACATCCAGCAATTGGAACATTAG
- the YAE1 gene encoding protein YAE1 homolog isoform X5 produces MKAPCPGEHVPPRGSPEGAVDGLGQPHTPRSGKPGEGFTVTAPSPSSDWHPSAGRRVRPPRPASLSRLRGCAHTQDGRPPPVSQADFEATGLLVKMAAVYLRPRRSLPSANMADAPLLLPTAVKPVCPQSRWRRPGSGGAWWRGGCELIIITTVMSWVQVAVSRSSEDIFDEDVDEMYLLQKEWNSTMKKRLKEGYRDGIEAGKELALQEGFNQGYRHGAELMVTCGQFRGTLNALLSWCHSNGRDSALNSVQDMDLNDAAPAGTVYSEVKAGKHEDVDSSGGNVCGNNVSDSGMIPVMKTSTTSLHLFALNNLTGITL; encoded by the exons ATGAAAGCTCCGTGCCCCGGAGAACACGTTCCCCCCCGGGGTTCGCCTGAGGGCGCTGTGGACGGCCTCGGGCAGCCACACACCCCTCGCTCCGGAAAGCCGGGAGAGGGGTTCACAGTAACggctccttccccctccagcGACTGGCACCCCTCGGCGGGCAGGAGGGTTCGGCCACCCCGTCCCGCCTCCTTGAGCAGGTTGCGAGGCTGCGCCCACACTCAAGATGGCCGCCCGCCTCCAGTCTCTCAGGCGGACTTTGAAGCCACAGGGCTGCTGGTTAAGATGGCGGCTGTTTACCTGCGGCCTCGGCGGAGTTTGCCCTCGGCCAACATGGCTGACGCTCCCCTATTGCTTCCGACAGCAGTGAAGCCAGTTTGCCCTCAGTCAAGATGGCGGCGCCCAGGCAGCGGCGGAGCGTGGTGGCGCGGCGGTTGTG AGCTCATAATCATCACTACTGTTATGTCCTGGGTACAAGTTGCAGTCAGCCGATCCAGTGAGGATATATTTGATGAAGATGTAGATGAGATGTATCTACTACAGAAAGAATGGAACAGCACCATGAAAAAAAGATTGAAG GAAGGCTATAGGGATGGAATTGAGGCTGGGAAAGAACTGGCACTCCAGGAGGGCTTTAATCAAGGTTACAGACACGGTGCTGAGCTGATGGTTACATGTGGCCAGTTCAGAGGAACCCTGAA TGCTCTCTTATCCTGGTGTCATTCTAATGGACGTGATTCTGCTTTAA ATTCTGTTCAGGACATGGACCTTAATGACgcagctccagctgggacagTGTACAGTGAAGTTAAAGCTGGGAAACACGAAGATGTTGACAGCTCTGGTGGAAACGTTTGTGGAAATAATG tgtctgACAGCGGAATGATACCTGTGATGAAAACCAGCACTACCTCCTTGCATCTTTTTGCCTTGAACAACCTAACAGGCATTACATTGTAA
- the YAE1 gene encoding protein YAE1 homolog isoform X3, which yields MKAPCPGEHVPPRGSPEGAVDGLGQPHTPRSGKPGEGFTVTAPSPSSDWHPSAGRRVRPPRPASLSRLRGCAHTQDGRPPPVSQADFEATGLLVKMAAVYLRPRRSLPSANMADAPLLLPTAVKPVCPQSRWRRPGSGGAWWRGGCELIIITTVMSWVQVAVSRSSEDIFDEDVDEMYLLQKEWNSTMKKRLKEGYRDGIEAGKELALQEGFNQGYRHGAELMVTCGQFRGTLNALLSWCHSNGRDSALNSVQDMDLNDAAPAGTVYSEVKAGKHEDVDSSGGNVCGNNGETGSLQSQCSKAKLCTDPERSTLAWVKKQTFWLVEQLGLSLDILHHIQQLEH from the exons ATGAAAGCTCCGTGCCCCGGAGAACACGTTCCCCCCCGGGGTTCGCCTGAGGGCGCTGTGGACGGCCTCGGGCAGCCACACACCCCTCGCTCCGGAAAGCCGGGAGAGGGGTTCACAGTAACggctccttccccctccagcGACTGGCACCCCTCGGCGGGCAGGAGGGTTCGGCCACCCCGTCCCGCCTCCTTGAGCAGGTTGCGAGGCTGCGCCCACACTCAAGATGGCCGCCCGCCTCCAGTCTCTCAGGCGGACTTTGAAGCCACAGGGCTGCTGGTTAAGATGGCGGCTGTTTACCTGCGGCCTCGGCGGAGTTTGCCCTCGGCCAACATGGCTGACGCTCCCCTATTGCTTCCGACAGCAGTGAAGCCAGTTTGCCCTCAGTCAAGATGGCGGCGCCCAGGCAGCGGCGGAGCGTGGTGGCGCGGCGGTTGTG AGCTCATAATCATCACTACTGTTATGTCCTGGGTACAAGTTGCAGTCAGCCGATCCAGTGAGGATATATTTGATGAAGATGTAGATGAGATGTATCTACTACAGAAAGAATGGAACAGCACCATGAAAAAAAGATTGAAG GAAGGCTATAGGGATGGAATTGAGGCTGGGAAAGAACTGGCACTCCAGGAGGGCTTTAATCAAGGTTACAGACACGGTGCTGAGCTGATGGTTACATGTGGCCAGTTCAGAGGAACCCTGAA TGCTCTCTTATCCTGGTGTCATTCTAATGGACGTGATTCTGCTTTAA ATTCTGTTCAGGACATGGACCTTAATGACgcagctccagctgggacagTGTACAGTGAAGTTAAAGCTGGGAAACACGAAGATGTTGACAGCTCTGGTGGAAACGTTTGTGGAAATAATGGTGAGACTGGTTCCTTGCAGTCTCAGTGCAGCAAGGCAAAACTCTGCACAGATCCTGAAAGGTCAACCCTTGCTTGGGTTAAAAAGCAGACCTTTTGGCTAGTAGAGCAACTGGGCTTATCACTGGATATACTCCATCACATCCAGCAATTGGAACATTAG
- the YAE1 gene encoding protein YAE1 homolog isoform X2: MKAPCPGEHVPPRGSPEGAVDGLGQPHTPRSGKPGEGFTVTAPSPSSDWHPSAGRRVRPPRPASLSRLRGCAHTQDGRPPPVSQADFEATGLLVKMAAVYLRPRRSLPSANMADAPLLLPTAVKPVCPQSRWRRPGSGGAWWRGGCELIIITTVMSWVQVAVSRSSEDIFDEDVDEMYLLQKEWNSTMKKRLKEGYRDGIEAGKELALQEGFNQGYRHGAELMVTCGQFRGTLNALLSWCHSNGRDSALSKINNLLDVVGKHEENVLKYLNSTDQQPHLGYILDSVQDMDLNDAAPAGTVYSEVKAGKHEDVDSSGGNVCGNNVSDSGMIPVMKTSTTSLHLFALNNLTGITL; the protein is encoded by the exons ATGAAAGCTCCGTGCCCCGGAGAACACGTTCCCCCCCGGGGTTCGCCTGAGGGCGCTGTGGACGGCCTCGGGCAGCCACACACCCCTCGCTCCGGAAAGCCGGGAGAGGGGTTCACAGTAACggctccttccccctccagcGACTGGCACCCCTCGGCGGGCAGGAGGGTTCGGCCACCCCGTCCCGCCTCCTTGAGCAGGTTGCGAGGCTGCGCCCACACTCAAGATGGCCGCCCGCCTCCAGTCTCTCAGGCGGACTTTGAAGCCACAGGGCTGCTGGTTAAGATGGCGGCTGTTTACCTGCGGCCTCGGCGGAGTTTGCCCTCGGCCAACATGGCTGACGCTCCCCTATTGCTTCCGACAGCAGTGAAGCCAGTTTGCCCTCAGTCAAGATGGCGGCGCCCAGGCAGCGGCGGAGCGTGGTGGCGCGGCGGTTGTG AGCTCATAATCATCACTACTGTTATGTCCTGGGTACAAGTTGCAGTCAGCCGATCCAGTGAGGATATATTTGATGAAGATGTAGATGAGATGTATCTACTACAGAAAGAATGGAACAGCACCATGAAAAAAAGATTGAAG GAAGGCTATAGGGATGGAATTGAGGCTGGGAAAGAACTGGCACTCCAGGAGGGCTTTAATCAAGGTTACAGACACGGTGCTGAGCTGATGGTTACATGTGGCCAGTTCAGAGGAACCCTGAA TGCTCTCTTATCCTGGTGTCATTCTAATGGACGTGATTCTGCTTTAAGTAAGATAAATAATCTTCTTGATGTGGTtggaaagcatgaagaaaatgtGCTTAAGTATCTGAACTCTACTGACCAACAGCCACATCTCGGATACATTTTAGATTCTGTTCAGGACATGGACCTTAATGACgcagctccagctgggacagTGTACAGTGAAGTTAAAGCTGGGAAACACGAAGATGTTGACAGCTCTGGTGGAAACGTTTGTGGAAATAATG tgtctgACAGCGGAATGATACCTGTGATGAAAACCAGCACTACCTCCTTGCATCTTTTTGCCTTGAACAACCTAACAGGCATTACATTGTAA